A single genomic interval of Zingiber officinale cultivar Zhangliang chromosome 4A, Zo_v1.1, whole genome shotgun sequence harbors:
- the LOC121969231 gene encoding protein DWARF 53-LIKE-like isoform X1: MPTPVDNARACLEAEAAAALDDAAGVARRRAHVQTTSLHVVYALLASSSSSPGGRGSGGGGSPATCSILRDALSRTRSSAYSPRLQFNALELWFGLALDRLPSTSMTASRQAAEGGEEPPVSNSLMAAIKRSQANQRRNPDTFHLYQQQQSASAAGGASSFSGVKVELQHLVLAILDDPVVSRVFGDAGFRSTDVKLAILRRPPPILRSPRAARCPPLFLCNFSSGDGFEAPFTSGGLVFPFAAATQLCSDGSEENCRRLGEILTRKISGRNPVLVGVGAGEAARDFARAVDQQNWAILPAELHGIKFISIEKEVAELGSCGFEQSTIATQLEELDEKAESSGVVLNIGDLKGIVEGSAECEEQESCLVLELTRLLEVYHGRLWVMGWSATYETYMKFLSKHPMLDKDWDLQLLPITSVGTSMGGSLPRSPIFCRGIFPTAYGSKGLLGSVYPSMFHYEHCYDFDKYELEVVNSNNYPSSVDNEENGSMPSWLHKASKVNLNDGQDAAKAKDDKTVFDVKSLGLQKLWNNNCESLHSDCQKTNIEDYSTVPCSVIVSGTEKICNENMENDVASSQKGLEISFPISVCVDKITIVNKSMTIPSLVLLGDEDSSRLPGRHSRSGQFRRDGFLSQQDDDHSSPSTATSVRTDLVLGMPDEAINNSEEISGCLTSMKPQLLRESGTDLKSQQDHFKFSSCLPIVEVDMVKGNDLNFPVESFYCSAHQDSQAKGTNPLVTHPFSQISGDFISLYDKPLLISSGTWLTLGLSNYKSFCTSLMKKVGRQEEAVRAVSQAIVCYKTSERRRGAILRGDVWLSFGGPDKIGKRKMAMALAEMLFGSKEPCVCIDLNCHDIIPRARTIFSQQDVKGNAHHRGKVNVDFIAQELSRKPQSVLFLENVDKADLLVQNSLSLALRTGKFPDSHGRQFSVNNVVFVLASSITQGNTSERKDYTSISEDAILDACCWQMKIHLEPSQEATHSSKTSMLSSVTSPKLKSSQVYINSHLFSVSKRKLNVSDSFTTQHGTLMSAKRVNKRLFLDLNVSVEELKGHDDNFTSHEAFRLENSHGWMEDLLELVDLVVDFKPIDFDALADNILQDVSKIFQSVFGSDCLLEIDPKVMEEIIAAVWSSEDKGALNNWFDQVLGKSFTEARCRYNLANHSILRLVACENAFVEKYVPGIRLPSTIILN, encoded by the exons ATGCCAACGCCGGTTGATAACGCGCGCGCTTGCCTCGAGGCCGAAGCCGCTGCCGCCCTCGACGACGCTGCGGGCGTCGCCCGTCGCCGCGCGCACGTCCAGACCACTTCCCTCCATGTCGTTTACGCCCTTCtggcctcttcttcctcctctcctggCGGAAGAGGATCGGGCGGTGGCGGCTCGCCTGCTACGTGTTCGATTCTCCGTGACGCGCTGTCGCGGACGCGGAGCTCGGCGTACTCCCCCAGGCTGCAGTTCAACGCGCTGGAGCTCTGGTTCGGGTTGGCGCTAGACCGGCTGCCATCGACTTCTATGACGGCGAGTCGGCAGGCGGCGGAAGGGGGTGAGGAGCCGCCGGTGTCCAACTCGCTCATGGCGGCGATCAAGCGGTCGCAAGCGAACCAGCGAAGGAACCCGGACACGTTCCACCTGTATCAGCAGCAACAGAGCGCTTCCGCGGCTGGGGGTGCATCGTCGTTCTCCGGTGTGAAGGTGGAGCTCCAGCATCTAGTGCTTGCGATCTTGGATGACCCCGTGGTTAGCCGGGTGTTCGGAGATGCCGGGTTCCGTAGCACGGACGTAAAGCTAGCCATCCTCCGCCGTCCGCCGCCCATCCTCCGCTCTCCCCGCGCCGCCAGGTGCCCACCGCTGTTCCTGTGTAATTTCTCCTCAGGGGATGGGTTCGAGGCGCCGTTCACCTCCGGGGGGCTCGTTTTCCCCTTCGCCGCAGCGACGCAGCTCTGCTCCGACGGCAGTGAGGAGAACTGCAGGAGGCTAGGGGAGATACTTACCCGAAAGATCAGCGGACGGAACCCCGTGCTGGTCGGTGTAGGCGCCGGCGAGGCAGCTCGGGACTTTGCCCGGGCCGTCGACCAGCAGAACTGGGCCATTCTACCGGCGGAGCTCCATGGTATAAAGTTTATTAGCATCGAAAAGGAGGTGGCCGAGCTCGGAAGCTGTGGCTTTGAGCAGTCGACCATTGCCACCCAATTGGAGGAGTTGGACGAGAAGGCAGAGTCGTCAGGGGTGGTCTTGAACATTGGGGACTTGAAAGGAATTGTGGAAGGCAGCGCTGAATGCGAAGAACAGGAAAGTTGTTTAGTCTTGGAGCTAACAAGGTTGCTGGAGGTTTACCATGGGAGGTTATGGGTGATGGGATGGTCGGCGACATATGAAACATACATGAAGTTCTTGTCCAAGCATCCAATGCTTGATAAAGATTGGGATTTGCAGTTGTTGCCAATTACTTCGGTTGGGACTTCGATGGGTGGATCACTTCCTAGATCTCCAAT TTTTTGTAGAGGGATTTTCCCCACAGCATATGGGTCAAAAGGTCTGCTCGGCAGTGTGTATCCATCAATGTTCCACTACGAGCATTGTTATGATTTTGACAAATATGAACTTGAAGTtgtaaatagtaataactatCCATCTTCAGTTGATAATGAAGAAAATGGAAGCATGCCCTCATGGCTGCACAAAGCTTCTAAGGTTAACTTGAATGATGGACAAGATGCAGCAAAG gctaAAGATGATAAGACAGTTTTTGATGTTAAATCTCTTGGTCTTCAAAAACTGTGGAATAATAATTGCGAAAGTCTCCATTCTGATTGTCAGAAAACCAATATTGAAGATTATTCCACTGTTCCTTGTTCTGTTATTGTTTCTGGCACTGAGAAGATTTGCAATGAGAATATGGAAAATGATGTTGCTTCAAGTCAAAAGGGGTTGGAAATTTCATTTCCTATTTCTGTATGTGTGGACAAAATCACCATTGTAAATAAGAGTATGACAATACCTTCACTTGTGTTATTGGGAGATGAGGATTCATCGAGATTACCAGGCAGACACTCGAGAAGTGGACAATTCCGGAGAGATGGCTTCCTATCTCAACAAGATGATGACCATTCTTCACCTTCCACTGCAACATCAGTTAGGACAGATTTGGTTTTGGGGATGCCCGATGAGGCTATTAACAATTCTGAAGAGATCTCTGGTTGTCTGACATCAATGAAACCTCAATTGCTCAGAGAAAGTGGAACAGATTTGAAATCGCAACAAGATCATTTCAAGTTCTCTAGCTGTTTGCCAATAGTTGAAGTTGATATGGTCAAAGGAAATGATTTAAATTTTCCTGTTGAATCTTTTTATTGTTCTGCCCATCAGGATTCCCAAGCAAAGGGCACCAACCCGCTTGTTACTCATCCATTCTCACAGATCTCAGGTGATTTTATTTCTTTATATGATAAACCCTTACTCATCTCGTCGGGTACATGGCTGACGCTTGGCTTGAGTAATTACAAATCATTTTGTACTAGTCTCATGAAAAAAGTTGGCAGACAAGAAGAAGCAGTTCGTGCTGTTAGTCAAGCTATAGTCTGCTACAAGACTAGCGAAAGGCGCCGTGGAGCAATCCTGAGAGGAGATGTTTGGCTCAGTTTTGGCGGTCCAGACAAGATTGGAAAGAGAAAAATGGCAATGGCTCTTGCAGAAATGCTATTTGGAAGCAAAGAACCTTGTGTGTGCATCGACCTAAATTGCCATGATATTATTCCCCGTGCCAGAACCATCTTTTCACAACAAGATGTCAAGGGGAATGCACACCATAGAGGAAAAGTGAATGTAGATTTTATTGCGCAAGAACTAAGCAGGAAACCACAGTCTGTTTTGTTCCTTGAAAATGTGGATAAAGCTGACTTGCTTGTTCAGAACAGCTTGTCTCTGGCTTTACGAACTGGCAAGTTTCCCGATTCCCATGGAAGGCAATTTAGTGTAAATAATGTTGTATTTGTCTTGGCTTCGTCGATAACTCAAGGTAATACCTCTGAGAGGAAAGATTACACTAGTATCTCCGAAGATGCTATTCTGGATGCTTGCTGTTGGCAGATGAAAATTCACTTAGAACCTTCCCAAGAGGCTACTCACAGTTCAAAAACTAGTATGCTCTCCTCTGTGACAAGTCCAAAACTAAAGAGTAGTCAAGTATACATAAATTCACACTTGTTTTCTGTAAGTAAGCGCAAGCTGAACGTCTCTGACAGCTTCACGACCCAGCATGGAACCTTGATGTCTGCAAAAAGGGTGAACAAAAGGCTGTTTTTAGACTTGAATGTGTCTGTAGAAGAGCTTAAAGGCCATGATGACAATTTCACCAGTCATGAGGCTTTCAGATTAGAAAATTCTCATGGATGGATGGAAGACTTGCTCGAACTAGTTGACTTAGTGGTGGACTTCAAGCCCATTGATTTTGATGCCCTTGCCGATAACATATTGCAGGATGTAAGCAAGATCTTTCAGAGTGTTTTTGGCTCAGATTGCTTGTTGGAGATAGATCCCAAGGTTATGGAGGAGATAATAGCAGCAGTATGGTCGTCGGAGGACAAAGGAGCTTTGAATAACTGGTTCGATCAGGTTCTTGGCAAGAGTTTCACTGAGGCAAGGTGCAGGTATAACCTGGCAAATCATAGTATTCTCAGACTTGTTGCTTGTGAAAATGCATTTGTTGAGAAGTATGTACCCGGAATTCGCCTTCCTTCAACAATTATCCTAAATTGA
- the LOC121969231 gene encoding protein DWARF 53-LIKE-like isoform X2 produces MPTPVDNARACLEAEAAAALDDAAGVARRRAHVQTTSLHVVYALLASSSSSPGGRGSGGGGSPATCSILRDALSRTRSSAYSPRLQFNALELWFGLALDRLPSTSMTASRQAAEGGEEPPVSNSLMAAIKRSQANQRRNPDTFHLYQQQQSASAAGGASSFSGVKVELQHLVLAILDDPVVSRVFGDAGFRSTDVKLAILRRPPPILRSPRAARCPPLFLCNFSSGDGFEAPFTSGGLVFPFAAATQLCSDGSEENCRRLGEILTRKISGRNPVLVGVGAGEAARDFARAVDQQNWAILPAELHGIKFISIEKEVAELGSCGFEQSTIATQLEELDEKAESSGVVLNIGDLKGIVEGSAECEEQESCLVLELTRLLEVYHGRLWVMGWSATYETYMKFLSKHPMLDKDWDLQLLPITSVGTSMGGSLPRSPIGIFPTAYGSKGLLGSVYPSMFHYEHCYDFDKYELEVVNSNNYPSSVDNEENGSMPSWLHKASKVNLNDGQDAAKAKDDKTVFDVKSLGLQKLWNNNCESLHSDCQKTNIEDYSTVPCSVIVSGTEKICNENMENDVASSQKGLEISFPISVCVDKITIVNKSMTIPSLVLLGDEDSSRLPGRHSRSGQFRRDGFLSQQDDDHSSPSTATSVRTDLVLGMPDEAINNSEEISGCLTSMKPQLLRESGTDLKSQQDHFKFSSCLPIVEVDMVKGNDLNFPVESFYCSAHQDSQAKGTNPLVTHPFSQISGDFISLYDKPLLISSGTWLTLGLSNYKSFCTSLMKKVGRQEEAVRAVSQAIVCYKTSERRRGAILRGDVWLSFGGPDKIGKRKMAMALAEMLFGSKEPCVCIDLNCHDIIPRARTIFSQQDVKGNAHHRGKVNVDFIAQELSRKPQSVLFLENVDKADLLVQNSLSLALRTGKFPDSHGRQFSVNNVVFVLASSITQGNTSERKDYTSISEDAILDACCWQMKIHLEPSQEATHSSKTSMLSSVTSPKLKSSQVYINSHLFSVSKRKLNVSDSFTTQHGTLMSAKRVNKRLFLDLNVSVEELKGHDDNFTSHEAFRLENSHGWMEDLLELVDLVVDFKPIDFDALADNILQDVSKIFQSVFGSDCLLEIDPKVMEEIIAAVWSSEDKGALNNWFDQVLGKSFTEARCRYNLANHSILRLVACENAFVEKYVPGIRLPSTIILN; encoded by the exons ATGCCAACGCCGGTTGATAACGCGCGCGCTTGCCTCGAGGCCGAAGCCGCTGCCGCCCTCGACGACGCTGCGGGCGTCGCCCGTCGCCGCGCGCACGTCCAGACCACTTCCCTCCATGTCGTTTACGCCCTTCtggcctcttcttcctcctctcctggCGGAAGAGGATCGGGCGGTGGCGGCTCGCCTGCTACGTGTTCGATTCTCCGTGACGCGCTGTCGCGGACGCGGAGCTCGGCGTACTCCCCCAGGCTGCAGTTCAACGCGCTGGAGCTCTGGTTCGGGTTGGCGCTAGACCGGCTGCCATCGACTTCTATGACGGCGAGTCGGCAGGCGGCGGAAGGGGGTGAGGAGCCGCCGGTGTCCAACTCGCTCATGGCGGCGATCAAGCGGTCGCAAGCGAACCAGCGAAGGAACCCGGACACGTTCCACCTGTATCAGCAGCAACAGAGCGCTTCCGCGGCTGGGGGTGCATCGTCGTTCTCCGGTGTGAAGGTGGAGCTCCAGCATCTAGTGCTTGCGATCTTGGATGACCCCGTGGTTAGCCGGGTGTTCGGAGATGCCGGGTTCCGTAGCACGGACGTAAAGCTAGCCATCCTCCGCCGTCCGCCGCCCATCCTCCGCTCTCCCCGCGCCGCCAGGTGCCCACCGCTGTTCCTGTGTAATTTCTCCTCAGGGGATGGGTTCGAGGCGCCGTTCACCTCCGGGGGGCTCGTTTTCCCCTTCGCCGCAGCGACGCAGCTCTGCTCCGACGGCAGTGAGGAGAACTGCAGGAGGCTAGGGGAGATACTTACCCGAAAGATCAGCGGACGGAACCCCGTGCTGGTCGGTGTAGGCGCCGGCGAGGCAGCTCGGGACTTTGCCCGGGCCGTCGACCAGCAGAACTGGGCCATTCTACCGGCGGAGCTCCATGGTATAAAGTTTATTAGCATCGAAAAGGAGGTGGCCGAGCTCGGAAGCTGTGGCTTTGAGCAGTCGACCATTGCCACCCAATTGGAGGAGTTGGACGAGAAGGCAGAGTCGTCAGGGGTGGTCTTGAACATTGGGGACTTGAAAGGAATTGTGGAAGGCAGCGCTGAATGCGAAGAACAGGAAAGTTGTTTAGTCTTGGAGCTAACAAGGTTGCTGGAGGTTTACCATGGGAGGTTATGGGTGATGGGATGGTCGGCGACATATGAAACATACATGAAGTTCTTGTCCAAGCATCCAATGCTTGATAAAGATTGGGATTTGCAGTTGTTGCCAATTACTTCGGTTGGGACTTCGATGGGTGGATCACTTCCTAGATCTCCAAT AGGGATTTTCCCCACAGCATATGGGTCAAAAGGTCTGCTCGGCAGTGTGTATCCATCAATGTTCCACTACGAGCATTGTTATGATTTTGACAAATATGAACTTGAAGTtgtaaatagtaataactatCCATCTTCAGTTGATAATGAAGAAAATGGAAGCATGCCCTCATGGCTGCACAAAGCTTCTAAGGTTAACTTGAATGATGGACAAGATGCAGCAAAG gctaAAGATGATAAGACAGTTTTTGATGTTAAATCTCTTGGTCTTCAAAAACTGTGGAATAATAATTGCGAAAGTCTCCATTCTGATTGTCAGAAAACCAATATTGAAGATTATTCCACTGTTCCTTGTTCTGTTATTGTTTCTGGCACTGAGAAGATTTGCAATGAGAATATGGAAAATGATGTTGCTTCAAGTCAAAAGGGGTTGGAAATTTCATTTCCTATTTCTGTATGTGTGGACAAAATCACCATTGTAAATAAGAGTATGACAATACCTTCACTTGTGTTATTGGGAGATGAGGATTCATCGAGATTACCAGGCAGACACTCGAGAAGTGGACAATTCCGGAGAGATGGCTTCCTATCTCAACAAGATGATGACCATTCTTCACCTTCCACTGCAACATCAGTTAGGACAGATTTGGTTTTGGGGATGCCCGATGAGGCTATTAACAATTCTGAAGAGATCTCTGGTTGTCTGACATCAATGAAACCTCAATTGCTCAGAGAAAGTGGAACAGATTTGAAATCGCAACAAGATCATTTCAAGTTCTCTAGCTGTTTGCCAATAGTTGAAGTTGATATGGTCAAAGGAAATGATTTAAATTTTCCTGTTGAATCTTTTTATTGTTCTGCCCATCAGGATTCCCAAGCAAAGGGCACCAACCCGCTTGTTACTCATCCATTCTCACAGATCTCAGGTGATTTTATTTCTTTATATGATAAACCCTTACTCATCTCGTCGGGTACATGGCTGACGCTTGGCTTGAGTAATTACAAATCATTTTGTACTAGTCTCATGAAAAAAGTTGGCAGACAAGAAGAAGCAGTTCGTGCTGTTAGTCAAGCTATAGTCTGCTACAAGACTAGCGAAAGGCGCCGTGGAGCAATCCTGAGAGGAGATGTTTGGCTCAGTTTTGGCGGTCCAGACAAGATTGGAAAGAGAAAAATGGCAATGGCTCTTGCAGAAATGCTATTTGGAAGCAAAGAACCTTGTGTGTGCATCGACCTAAATTGCCATGATATTATTCCCCGTGCCAGAACCATCTTTTCACAACAAGATGTCAAGGGGAATGCACACCATAGAGGAAAAGTGAATGTAGATTTTATTGCGCAAGAACTAAGCAGGAAACCACAGTCTGTTTTGTTCCTTGAAAATGTGGATAAAGCTGACTTGCTTGTTCAGAACAGCTTGTCTCTGGCTTTACGAACTGGCAAGTTTCCCGATTCCCATGGAAGGCAATTTAGTGTAAATAATGTTGTATTTGTCTTGGCTTCGTCGATAACTCAAGGTAATACCTCTGAGAGGAAAGATTACACTAGTATCTCCGAAGATGCTATTCTGGATGCTTGCTGTTGGCAGATGAAAATTCACTTAGAACCTTCCCAAGAGGCTACTCACAGTTCAAAAACTAGTATGCTCTCCTCTGTGACAAGTCCAAAACTAAAGAGTAGTCAAGTATACATAAATTCACACTTGTTTTCTGTAAGTAAGCGCAAGCTGAACGTCTCTGACAGCTTCACGACCCAGCATGGAACCTTGATGTCTGCAAAAAGGGTGAACAAAAGGCTGTTTTTAGACTTGAATGTGTCTGTAGAAGAGCTTAAAGGCCATGATGACAATTTCACCAGTCATGAGGCTTTCAGATTAGAAAATTCTCATGGATGGATGGAAGACTTGCTCGAACTAGTTGACTTAGTGGTGGACTTCAAGCCCATTGATTTTGATGCCCTTGCCGATAACATATTGCAGGATGTAAGCAAGATCTTTCAGAGTGTTTTTGGCTCAGATTGCTTGTTGGAGATAGATCCCAAGGTTATGGAGGAGATAATAGCAGCAGTATGGTCGTCGGAGGACAAAGGAGCTTTGAATAACTGGTTCGATCAGGTTCTTGGCAAGAGTTTCACTGAGGCAAGGTGCAGGTATAACCTGGCAAATCATAGTATTCTCAGACTTGTTGCTTGTGAAAATGCATTTGTTGAGAAGTATGTACCCGGAATTCGCCTTCCTTCAACAATTATCCTAAATTGA
- the LOC121969232 gene encoding protein IQ-DOMAIN 3-like, translating to MGIKGKWFSAVKRAFIPQCCQGDPKESLDYSKVSDSLPIKEVETTAVGAAQLLLPAPLQEAKLIENGNEQNKHAYSVALASAVAAEAAAVAAQAAAEVVRLATSATRHAGESSEVIAAIKIQSAYRGYQARRTFRTLRRLNRLKRVLDGNAVKSQTTNTLQCMQTMARVQAQIHSRRVRMTEENQALQRHLQRKLEKELEKVKIADEWDDSLQPKEKIEAKLLNKQEATIRRERALAYAFSHQWRSSSRSLTPVFTDPSNTQWGWSWLGCWMAARPWENQSTKEDHASVKNTSRSFIVRTTKHCDTSSECTPSAPQKRSRPSGLHSPATPRTRTSSVVSRKKSESPRGRRCSIDDDSRSTFSMQSERRRRYSIGGSSMGDDESLSSSTLPSYMASTEAARARSRLHSPVCDSIRTPEKGSAFSATKRLSFPSMDRSSIPSAANLRRLSGPPKVDISPAKVVAPTGKEQISKN from the exons ATGGGCATAAAAGGAAAGTGGTTTAGTGCTGTCAAGAGGGCCTTCATTCCGCAGTGTTGTCAAGGAGATCCTAAGGAGAGTCTTGATTATTCCAAGGTTTCCGATTCACTCCCTATAAAAGAAGTGGAAACTACTGCTGTCGGTGCTGCTCAACTGTTGCTACCAGCACCTCTTCAGGAGGCTAAGCTGATCGAGAATGGGAATGAACAGAATAAGCATGCCTACTCGGTGGCGCTTGCTAGTGCTGTTGCTGCAGAGGCTGCAGCTGTCGCAGCACAGGCTGCTGCAGAGGTTGTTCGCCTGGCCACTTCTGCAACTAGGCATGCTGGTGAATCAAGCGAAGTGATTGCTGCCATCAAGATTCAGTCTGCCTACCGAGGTTACCAG GCAAGAAGAACATTTAGAACTTTGCGGAGACTTAATAGGCTGAAGAGAGTGCTGGATGGAAATGCGGTCAAATCTCAAACTACAAACACTTTGCAGTGCATGCAAACAATGGCAAGAGTGCAGGCACAGATACATTCAAGACGGGTCAGAATGACAGAGGAAAACCAGGCTCTACAGAGGCATCTACAGCGGAAACTTGAAAAAGAACTAGAGAAAGTAAAg ATTGCGGATGAATGGGATGATAGCCTTCAGCCCAAAGAGAAAATTGAAGCTAAACTGCTGAATAAACAGGAAGCCACTATAAGAAGAGAAAGAGCTCTAGCTTATGCATTTTCACATCAG TGGAGGAGCTCATCCAGATCCCTGACTCCAGTATTCACCGACCCAAGCAATACCCAATGGGGATGGAGCTGGCTGGGGTGCTGGATGGCAGCGAGGCCATGGGAGAATCAAAGCACGAAGGAAGATCATGCCTCCGTAAAGAACACTAGCCGCAGTTTCATTGTGCGCACAACAAAACACTGTGATACTAGTTCAGAATGCACTCCATcagcacctcagaagcgaagtcgGCCTTCCGGTCTTCACTCACCTGCAACCCCACGCACCAGGACTTCATCTGTTGTGAGCAGAAAGAAATCAGAAAGCCCAAGAGGTCGCCGGTGCTCCATCGATGACGATTCGAGGAGCACGTTCAGCATGCAATCTGAGCGGCGAAGGAGGTACAGCATTGGAGGATCATCAATGGGCGATGATGAAAGCCTCAGCTCCTCAACTCTTCCTAGCTACATGGCATCTACAGAGGCAGCTAGAGCCAGGTCCCGACTCCACAGCCCAGTTTGTGATAGCATTCGAACACCTGAGAAGGGGTCAGCTTTCTCAGCAACCAAACGCCTCTCCTTTCCTTCAATGGACAGAAGCAGTATTCCATCCGCCGCAAACCTTAGGCGCCTTTCAGGGCCCCCAAAGGTAGACATTTCTCCAGCCAAGGTTGTAGCTCCGACTGGTAAAGAGCAAATATCAAAAAACTGA